The proteins below are encoded in one region of Candidatus Krumholzibacteriia bacterium:
- a CDS encoding S41 family peptidase has translation MKRITPRHLVIAIAFLAVGLVAAGSFGQSKAREKQNDVYHDLEIFTKILEKVSLNYVDEVDTHELIQKAIEGMLGDLDPHSQYLSDLEYEDLMVSTRGEFGGLGILISFRDNYPTVMSPIDGTPAERAGIRGGDQIIEIEGIVTEGWAVDKAVGYLRGEPGSKVRFKVSRPGQTEAIEYVLTREVINVTSVPYHGMLEEGVGYMRVSNFAKKTAQEMEDALADLEGQGMRALVLDFRSNPGGLLQTATEVSELFLDKDKLLVYTKGRLSNSNRKYYSSNRHVHSGYPVVVMVNGNSASASEIFAGAMQDWDQAIVVGQTSFGKGTVQTVFQLSDTEAVKLTTAKYYTPSGRSIHKDDRARHGEDSVTAMNDGGMDVDDVSDLTPDETETTEVKGLAAAKEKPVYYTSSGRIVYGGGGITPDVEYAPRDYTELMRRLERDGLGFSFAIDYLKDHEIAENFRTTDGILNEFYKYLASKNFEYKKEDLTEENVDYIRTMIAREAVNARYGRSAMYRVVLDHDPEIQETLKMIDKNPTLKDMFRYAEQEKSVKKAAVER, from the coding sequence TTGAAGCGCATCACCCCACGTCATCTCGTCATCGCCATCGCGTTTCTCGCGGTTGGGCTGGTTGCGGCCGGCTCCTTCGGACAAAGCAAGGCCCGGGAAAAGCAGAACGACGTCTACCACGACCTGGAGATCTTCACCAAGATCCTCGAAAAGGTCTCGTTGAACTATGTCGACGAGGTCGACACGCACGAGCTTATTCAGAAGGCCATCGAAGGCATGCTCGGCGACCTCGATCCACACAGCCAGTACCTGTCCGATCTGGAGTACGAGGACCTCATGGTCAGTACCCGGGGCGAATTCGGCGGGCTGGGCATCCTGATTTCGTTCCGCGACAATTATCCGACGGTCATGTCGCCCATCGACGGCACGCCGGCCGAGCGCGCGGGAATCCGCGGCGGAGACCAGATCATCGAAATCGAGGGCATCGTCACCGAGGGCTGGGCGGTCGACAAGGCGGTCGGCTACCTGCGCGGAGAGCCGGGCTCCAAGGTCCGCTTCAAGGTGAGCCGCCCCGGACAGACCGAAGCCATCGAGTATGTGCTCACGCGCGAGGTCATCAACGTCACCAGCGTGCCCTACCACGGCATGCTGGAGGAGGGTGTTGGCTACATGCGCGTGTCCAACTTTGCCAAGAAGACCGCGCAGGAGATGGAAGATGCACTCGCCGATCTCGAGGGCCAGGGGATGCGCGCACTGGTACTGGACTTCCGTTCCAATCCGGGCGGGTTGCTGCAGACGGCAACCGAGGTGAGCGAGCTGTTCCTCGACAAGGACAAGCTGCTCGTCTACACCAAGGGCCGGCTTTCCAACTCCAACCGCAAGTACTACTCATCCAACCGGCACGTGCACAGCGGATACCCGGTGGTGGTGATGGTCAATGGCAACAGCGCCAGCGCTTCCGAGATCTTTGCCGGCGCCATGCAGGACTGGGACCAGGCCATCGTGGTGGGGCAGACGTCATTTGGAAAGGGAACCGTGCAGACGGTATTCCAGCTTTCGGACACGGAAGCGGTCAAGCTGACCACCGCCAAGTATTACACCCCGTCGGGCCGCAGCATCCACAAGGACGATCGCGCCCGTCACGGCGAAGACAGCGTGACGGCGATGAACGATGGCGGCATGGACGTGGATGATGTCTCGGATCTGACCCCCGACGAGACCGAGACCACCGAGGTCAAGGGGCTCGCGGCGGCCAAGGAGAAGCCGGTCTACTACACGTCCAGCGGACGCATCGTGTACGGCGGCGGGGGCATCACGCCCGATGTCGAGTATGCGCCGCGCGACTACACGGAGCTCATGCGCCGCCTCGAGCGCGATGGGCTGGGATTCTCGTTTGCGATCGACTATCTGAAGGACCACGAGATCGCGGAGAACTTCCGTACCACGGACGGGATTCTCAACGAGTTCTACAAGTACCTTGCGAGCAAGAATTTTGAGTACAAGAAGGAAGACCTGACCGAGGAGAATGTGGATTACATCCGCACCATGATCGCGCGCGAGGCCGTGAACGCACGTTATGGCCGCTCCGCCATGTACCGCGTGGTGCTGGATCACGACCCCGAGATCCAGGAAACGCTGAAGATGATAGACAAGAACCCGACGCTCAAGGACATGTTCCGCTACGCGGAGCAGGAGAAGAGCGTCAAGAAGGCCGCCGTCGAACGCTAA
- a CDS encoding carboxypeptidase regulatory-like domain-containing protein, translating to MKRGLAGMMVLLAVSSPAWAQFSISGIVRNPALAPVAGVQVVLSDGNGNPIGTPLILTNAAGFYTISPLPPDNYIVGFEPPSATHLVPARLPVTVGGANTTLNANLAAGVLLSGTVTDTTGVPIPNVDLKVEDRATNEVVYTVGDNTDVNGFYDIVIPAGEFDITWRAVAPGALPWIRVIRREIISTDTVIDIQMVIGVFVSGHVTRPGGIPVAEVNLDFIDATSGLKLDTPGDVTDLTGFYQVHVPIADYEVRVKPAPLDHLLGVELLSVPVAADRLLDVSLEPGVAVSGVVTGVGAAPEPEVEIEVREAGGSKRYTPFSTTDLAGAYSIVVPAGVSLTIDYIPPVPTKRAPVRVGPAAYAVDQTINVTVPAGVWLSGTVTNTSLVPAPGVNLDLKDPVTGASLPVGGDVTDAAGSFVMTVLPGTYTVEVEPAVASLLVAKRFSQVVAGDVAVAVQLDTGVVVHGNVTDSHYLGIPDYRVEAFDINAATTVFAPSAVTDATGAYAMVVRRLRTYRFTFRPGPTSGVTDTLVVDESFVSIRTVVNAMVAGSLATGAASPRSSFLLLQNHPNPFNPLTHVRFRLEHAGRLDLRVYDARGTLVRVLESGVLPAGDHVVAWDGRGQDGVPASSGIYFCRLEAGGGRATIKMVLLK from the coding sequence ATGAAGCGCGGTCTTGCAGGTATGATGGTTCTGTTGGCGGTCTCATCGCCGGCGTGGGCGCAGTTCTCGATTTCTGGAATCGTCCGCAACCCGGCTCTGGCGCCCGTGGCGGGCGTCCAGGTGGTGCTCTCGGACGGCAACGGGAACCCGATCGGGACGCCGCTGATTCTGACCAACGCGGCGGGCTTCTACACCATATCCCCCCTGCCTCCCGACAACTACATCGTCGGGTTCGAGCCACCCAGCGCCACGCATCTTGTGCCCGCCCGCCTGCCGGTGACGGTGGGCGGCGCGAACACGACGCTCAACGCCAATCTGGCCGCGGGCGTTCTGCTTTCCGGGACGGTGACGGACACGACCGGCGTGCCCATTCCCAACGTCGACCTCAAGGTGGAGGATCGCGCCACCAACGAGGTTGTCTACACGGTAGGGGACAACACGGATGTCAATGGCTTCTATGACATCGTGATCCCCGCGGGGGAGTTCGATATCACGTGGCGGGCGGTCGCGCCCGGGGCGCTGCCCTGGATCCGCGTGATCCGCCGCGAAATCATCTCAACCGATACGGTCATTGACATCCAGATGGTGATAGGCGTGTTCGTCAGCGGGCACGTGACGCGGCCGGGCGGAATTCCGGTGGCGGAGGTGAACCTGGACTTCATAGACGCCACCAGCGGCCTCAAGCTCGACACGCCGGGAGACGTCACCGACCTAACCGGCTTCTACCAGGTGCACGTTCCCATCGCCGACTACGAGGTGAGGGTGAAACCCGCGCCGCTCGACCACCTGCTCGGTGTCGAATTGTTGAGCGTGCCCGTGGCGGCCGACCGGCTGCTGGACGTCTCGCTCGAACCTGGCGTCGCGGTGTCGGGCGTTGTCACGGGGGTGGGTGCGGCTCCGGAGCCCGAGGTCGAGATCGAGGTGAGAGAAGCGGGCGGGTCGAAGCGCTACACGCCGTTTTCGACCACGGATCTCGCCGGCGCTTACTCGATCGTGGTGCCCGCAGGAGTGTCGCTCACGATCGACTACATCCCGCCGGTCCCGACGAAGCGCGCGCCCGTCCGGGTGGGTCCGGCGGCCTACGCTGTCGATCAGACGATCAATGTCACCGTGCCAGCCGGTGTCTGGCTTTCCGGCACGGTGACGAACACCTCGCTGGTTCCCGCACCCGGCGTGAACCTCGACCTGAAGGACCCGGTCACGGGGGCCTCGTTGCCGGTAGGCGGCGACGTGACGGACGCCGCCGGCAGCTTCGTGATGACGGTACTGCCGGGAACCTACACGGTGGAGGTGGAGCCTGCCGTGGCCAGCCTCCTCGTGGCGAAACGCTTCAGCCAGGTCGTGGCGGGTGACGTGGCCGTCGCCGTCCAGCTCGATACCGGCGTTGTCGTGCACGGCAACGTGACGGACTCCCACTACCTGGGGATCCCCGACTACCGCGTCGAGGCGTTCGACATCAACGCGGCCACCACGGTCTTTGCGCCGTCCGCGGTGACGGATGCAACCGGCGCCTACGCAATGGTGGTGCGGAGGCTGCGCACCTATCGATTCACATTCCGTCCGGGTCCGACCAGCGGGGTCACGGATACACTCGTGGTCGATGAAAGCTTCGTGTCGATCCGCACCGTGGTGAATGCAATGGTGGCCGGTTCGCTCGCGACGGGCGCGGCGTCGCCCCGTTCCTCGTTCCTTCTGCTGCAGAACCACCCGAACCCGTTCAATCCGCTCACGCACGTGCGTTTCCGTCTGGAACACGCCGGACGCTTGGACCTGCGCGTGTACGATGCCCGGGGGACGCTGGTCCGCGTGCTGGAAAGCGGGGTGCTTCCGGCAGGCGACCACGTGGTTGCCTGGGACGGCCGCGGCCAGGACGGCGTCCCGGCGAGCAGCGGGATCTACTTCTGCCGGCTCGAGGCGGGCGGCGGGAGGGCAACCATCAAGATGGTGCTCCTCAAGTGA
- a CDS encoding fibronectin type III domain-containing protein encodes MAFRKRITLAFALLALTALLAGCADETVAPVVQNEAPVLAPTNVRAEIVNGGDIRVSWDPSTQLNVRGYNVYRLDTENSNIARLNPSVVSQSSFTDGSAAFSHEYEYRVTSVSVKNAESNYAAVVITNRTPVPNRKGQTPGLQD; translated from the coding sequence ATGGCGTTTCGCAAGCGCATCACGCTCGCGTTCGCGCTGCTCGCCCTGACCGCGCTGCTCGCCGGCTGCGCCGATGAAACGGTTGCACCCGTCGTGCAGAACGAAGCGCCGGTCCTCGCACCGACGAACGTCCGGGCCGAGATCGTGAACGGTGGGGACATTCGTGTCAGCTGGGATCCAAGCACGCAGTTGAACGTGCGCGGATACAATGTCTACCGTCTGGATACCGAGAACAGCAACATCGCGCGGCTCAACCCGTCGGTGGTTTCGCAGTCCTCGTTCACGGACGGAAGCGCTGCCTTCTCGCACGAGTACGAGTATCGTGTGACCTCGGTCAGCGTAAAGAACGCGGAGAGCAACTACGCGGCGGTGGTCATCACCAACCGCACACCCGTCCCCAATCGCAAGGGGCAGACTCCCGGGCTGCAGGACTAG
- a CDS encoding integration host factor subunit beta, protein MTKAEIVEDIASKTGLTKKDVATAMDMFLESISKALSEGKHYEIRGFGTFKVKQRKSRMARNPRTGDAVPVPDRKVPVFKVSKELKDLVANA, encoded by the coding sequence ATGACCAAAGCCGAAATCGTAGAAGACATCGCCAGCAAGACGGGTCTCACCAAGAAGGACGTCGCCACGGCGATGGACATGTTTCTCGAGTCCATCTCGAAAGCCCTTTCCGAGGGGAAGCACTACGAGATCCGCGGATTCGGGACCTTCAAGGTCAAGCAGCGCAAGTCGCGCATGGCGCGCAACCCGCGCACCGGTGATGCGGTGCCGGTTCCGGACCGGAAGGTTCCCGTGTTCAAGGTTTCCAAGGAACTGAAGGACCTCGTCGCCAACGCCTGA
- a CDS encoding CDP-alcohol phosphatidyltransferase family protein yields the protein MNTASTRMDKRALQAGARKVLDPIVALLASLGVAPLLVSLFGVVFSVWGAVVVGRGSLLGGGIFLLIAGLCDVLDGDLARRAGKASPFGAFIDSTLDRVSEFVFFGGILLYVVGRPEGYALWEPIVILLALMGSMLTSYARARAEGIGVDCKVGLMERPERIVLLAIGLIAGHRFLMAVMILLAATSLVTVVQRISHVHRSSAARDSR from the coding sequence ATGAACACTGCCTCCACCCGAATGGACAAGCGCGCGCTGCAGGCGGGCGCGCGAAAGGTGCTCGACCCGATCGTCGCGCTGCTCGCGTCGCTGGGCGTCGCACCCCTGCTCGTCAGTCTGTTCGGGGTTGTGTTCAGCGTATGGGGAGCCGTGGTGGTGGGGCGCGGATCGTTGCTGGGCGGGGGGATCTTCCTGCTCATCGCGGGCCTGTGCGACGTGCTCGACGGCGACCTCGCGCGCCGCGCCGGCAAGGCATCGCCCTTCGGGGCATTCATCGATTCCACGCTGGACCGCGTCAGCGAGTTCGTCTTCTTCGGCGGTATCCTGCTGTACGTGGTGGGGCGACCCGAAGGCTATGCCCTGTGGGAACCGATTGTCATTCTGCTCGCGCTGATGGGTTCCATGCTGACCAGCTACGCGCGCGCACGCGCGGAGGGAATCGGGGTGGACTGCAAGGTGGGATTGATGGAGCGGCCGGAGAGGATCGTGTTGCTCGCGATCGGTCTTATCGCGGGCCACCGCTTTCTGATGGCGGTCATGATTCTGCTGGCGGCAACGTCGCTGGTCACCGTCGTGCAGCGCATCAGCCACGTCCACCGTTCGTCGGCCGCGCGCGATTCCCGTTGA
- the rsmI gene encoding 16S rRNA (cytidine(1402)-2'-O)-methyltransferase has translation MSQPGTLTLVATPIGNLGDITLRAIEVLKGVDVVLAEDTRHTGRLLKHLDITTPLESYHDHNEARITPALVERMLGGASMALVTDAGTPGISDPGFYLVRAALAAGIAVTMAPGANAVLPALVLSGFPCESFVFVGFTPRKPGELARTIEALAEEPRTTVFYVSPHQFRKVLEKIAARFPEREIAVARELTKLHEEVVRGSAQEVRDRLGPRKEQGEFVLVVKGVGWRKRGRKHPDEDAPEAPAAPDA, from the coding sequence ATGTCCCAACCCGGCACCCTCACCCTGGTCGCAACACCCATCGGCAACCTGGGCGACATCACCTTGCGCGCCATCGAGGTGCTCAAGGGGGTCGACGTGGTTCTGGCCGAGGACACCCGGCACACCGGCCGTCTGCTCAAGCACCTCGACATCACCACGCCGCTCGAGAGCTACCACGACCACAACGAGGCCCGCATCACGCCCGCGCTGGTGGAACGCATGCTGGGTGGCGCCAGCATGGCGCTGGTCACGGATGCCGGGACACCGGGGATCTCGGACCCCGGCTTCTACCTGGTACGCGCCGCGCTGGCCGCCGGCATCGCGGTCACCATGGCGCCGGGCGCCAACGCCGTGCTGCCCGCGCTGGTGCTGTCGGGATTCCCGTGCGAGTCATTCGTGTTCGTTGGGTTTACGCCGCGCAAGCCCGGCGAACTGGCCAGGACCATCGAGGCCCTGGCGGAGGAGCCCCGCACCACGGTGTTCTACGTGTCGCCACACCAGTTTCGCAAGGTGCTGGAGAAGATCGCGGCGCGCTTCCCGGAACGCGAGATCGCGGTGGCGCGCGAGTTGACGAAACTGCACGAAGAGGTCGTGCGTGGCTCCGCGCAGGAGGTTCGCGACCGGCTGGGGCCGCGCAAGGAGCAGGGCGAGTTCGTGCTGGTGGTGAAGGGTGTTGGCTGGCGCAAACGGGGCCGCAAACACCCGGATGAAGACGCGCCGGAGGCGCCCGCAGCGCCGGACGCTTGA
- the tmk gene encoding dTMP kinase produces MPRHARFIVFEGLDGAGTTTQAAKLQALFTRKGTPSFLTNEPTPDPVGAFIRRLLTASERAGDGSPYRPGERVMGLLFAADRLAHSAVIEARRRAGEHVVCDRYIFSSMAYQTLDPAIRAEWVLDVNQGCAAPDVTLFLAVPVDVCLERLAARRGDTTIYENRSHLETIARNYEKLMPQYEASFGSVVRIDGTMAVDDVHAAVVAAIGID; encoded by the coding sequence ATGCCGCGGCACGCACGCTTTATCGTCTTCGAGGGCCTGGACGGCGCCGGAACCACCACCCAGGCCGCCAAGCTTCAAGCATTGTTTACGCGCAAGGGAACGCCGAGTTTCCTGACAAACGAACCAACTCCGGATCCGGTGGGGGCATTCATCCGTCGGTTGCTCACTGCCAGCGAGCGCGCGGGAGATGGATCTCCGTATCGGCCGGGCGAGCGCGTCATGGGACTCCTGTTCGCCGCCGACCGCCTGGCGCATTCGGCGGTCATCGAGGCGCGCAGGCGCGCGGGCGAACACGTCGTGTGCGACCGCTACATCTTCTCCTCCATGGCCTATCAGACACTCGACCCCGCGATTCGCGCCGAGTGGGTGCTCGATGTCAACCAGGGGTGCGCCGCGCCCGACGTGACGCTCTTTCTCGCCGTTCCGGTGGATGTATGCCTGGAGCGCCTGGCGGCGCGCCGCGGCGACACCACCATCTATGAGAACCGCTCCCATCTGGAGACGATTGCGCGCAACTACGAGAAGCTGATGCCGCAGTACGAGGCGAGCTTTGGGAGCGTCGTGCGTATCGACGGCACCATGGCCGTGGACGACGTGCACGCGGCGGTGGTGGCGGCTATCGGAATAGACTGA
- a CDS encoding aminotransferase class I/II-fold pyridoxal phosphate-dependent enzyme — protein MIDLRSDTVTRPTAAMRRAISEAPVGDDVFGDDPTVIALEERVAELAGKEAALFVPSGTMGNFLGLAATASPGDEVILDRQCHIMNYEVSSVAVLHGLQLNALDGERGALRAEMIEPHIKVESLHTPGTRIIAMENTHNRAGGCIYPFEEMKRVRELASARGISVHLDGARLWNAHAATGVSIADYAACADTVSMCFSKGLGAPVGSILVSRADVIARARRLRKRLGGGMRQAGILAAGALYALEHHVTRLRDDHDNAKRLESYIRRVPAFSLDFPVETNIVVFRVDAKAWTVEDLLARLREHDVLAVAFGAGRVRMVTHLDVSAADVDHAGEALLEIAGR, from the coding sequence ATGATCGACCTGCGTAGCGACACCGTCACCCGTCCCACCGCGGCCATGCGCCGCGCCATCTCGGAAGCGCCGGTGGGCGACGACGTCTTTGGTGACGACCCCACCGTGATCGCGCTGGAAGAGCGCGTGGCGGAACTGGCTGGCAAGGAAGCCGCGCTGTTCGTGCCCTCGGGCACCATGGGCAACTTCCTCGGTCTGGCCGCCACCGCGTCCCCGGGCGACGAGGTGATCCTCGACCGCCAGTGCCACATCATGAACTACGAGGTGTCTTCGGTGGCCGTGCTGCACGGCCTGCAACTCAACGCGCTCGACGGCGAACGCGGTGCGCTGCGCGCGGAGATGATCGAGCCGCACATAAAGGTGGAGTCGTTGCACACGCCGGGCACGCGGATCATCGCCATGGAGAACACCCACAACCGCGCCGGCGGGTGCATCTATCCGTTCGAGGAGATGAAGCGGGTGCGGGAACTGGCGTCGGCGCGCGGCATCAGCGTCCACCTGGACGGCGCCCGACTGTGGAATGCGCACGCGGCCACGGGCGTGTCCATCGCCGATTACGCCGCCTGCGCGGACACCGTGAGCATGTGCTTCTCGAAGGGCCTCGGCGCGCCGGTGGGGTCCATCCTGGTGTCGCGCGCCGACGTGATCGCGCGCGCGCGCCGGCTGCGCAAGCGCCTGGGTGGCGGTATGCGCCAGGCGGGGATCCTGGCCGCGGGCGCGCTGTACGCGCTGGAGCACCACGTGACCCGCCTGCGCGACGACCACGACAACGCGAAGCGGCTCGAATCGTACATCCGCCGCGTCCCGGCCTTCTCGCTGGACTTTCCCGTGGAAACCAACATCGTGGTGTTCCGCGTGGACGCGAAGGCATGGACGGTGGAAGACCTCCTCGCGCGGCTGCGCGAGCACGACGTGCTGGCGGTGGCCTTTGGTGCGGGACGCGTGCGCATGGTGACCCACCTGGACGTGTCCGCCGCCGACGTCGACCACGCCGGCGAAGCGTTGCTCGAGATCGCGGGCCGCTGA